The genomic stretch CTGCACCGTCCGCGCACACGCTCGTGCCGCTCGCCTGTCACTGGCCGCCTGCTCACCAAGGATATTCTCCTGCCCAAGCCCGAGAAGATTGCCCGGGACGACAATCACCCCTGGCTGACCATGACGCTCTCCTTGTATGGCGCGCCCACGCAGGTGCAGTACAAGGAGTTGGTGGCCCGGTGGTATCGTTCCGCCGGCAAACCCCTGCTCAAAATCGTCATCGTCAAAGTACCGCGCGGTGAACTGTCCCTGCGCGTCTTCTTCTGCACCGACTCGAGCCGCACGGCCCATCAAGTGATTGAAGCCTATGGCAGCCGCTGGGGGATAGAAGTGCTGTTCCGCGACCTCAAGCAACTACTGGGCTTCGCCTCTTCGCGAGCGCGCTCTCCCCTGGCGGTACTGCGGACGGCTCCCTGGGTGGGTGTGTGCTACACCCTCCTGGTGCTCTGGTATATGGAGCTGGGTTGGGACACTTCGCGGATGGGGTTGCCCCTGCGTCCCTGGTACCGCACCAAATGCACCGTCAGCTTCGCTGACATTCTGCGCCTGGCCCAGCGCACGCTCGCCTCCGTGGATTGGGTGGACCCGCGTCTTCTTCTCGCCCGATTGCCCCAGCTCCCTTCTCGGCCTCAGCCGAGAGCCGCATGACCTATGGCTCTCGGCTGCCCAAAAATGGCGAAAGTCGAGTTTGACACCTTCCCGGGGAGCAGGCGTGTACCCAAAGGGGGCTGTGCGGCCTCTGCACTGGCCTGGCGCAGTGCTCGGGCGGCCTCCGTCAGCGGCCCTTCTCGGCCCCTCTGCACCAGCCCTCACCCTCCACACGGCCTCTCTCCCGCCTATCCGCGGAGCTGCTCACTCTTCCCGCGGACGACCCAGGGCGGATCGATACCTTCACGCGCTTCCCCGTCATTTCGGGAGACAAGCTCTTCTTCGCGTTCCGGAGCGTCGCCGGCATCTTCCCGTTACAGACGTCCCTCTGGGTGACGAACGGCACGCGCCGCGGGACGCGGATGCTCTCCTCGGCGCTGCCCTCTCCCGACGAGCAGCCCACCTCGACCCACACGCCGGTGGGAGATGGCCGTGTCGTCTTCGTCGCCTTCGAGCAGGAGCACGGCTCCGAGCCCTGGGTGAGCGGTGGTTCCCCCCAGGGCGCGCGGCTGTTGCAGGACATCAAACCAGGTCCAGACAGCTCATTCCCATCCCGGTTCACGCGCTCGGATGGCTTCATATTTTTCGTCACCTTCACGCCTTTCGTGGTAGACGGGCTGTTGCTTCATGAAGCCTCGTTAAACCCGAGCGGGCGGAGCTTTGCCTGCTCACCGCCGGTGCGGCGAAGGCTCAACCCGGTGGCCTCTCCCCATCGACGCATTCGCACAGGAAGTTCAACCCATGGCTCACCGCTTTCTCGCACTGCGCCTTGCCGCGGGCGCCTTTGTTGCCACCCTGGGCATGGCGGCCCACGCGGCCTGCGTGGCCAATCCGCCGACCCAGTCCGACTCCACCTTTCCGGCCAGCCTGACGGGCAAGCTCGCGTATCACAGCTACGTCGGCTACGGCGACGGCACCAGCCAGCTCTTCATCTATGACTTCGCGGCCCGCACGCTCACGCAGGTGTCCAACAGCACCTGGGGCATCCAGGATCCGATGAACGCGGTGTTCAGTCCCGACGGCAAATGGTTGGCCTTCATGGGCATCGCGAATGGCGCGTGGAACGTCTTCTTCTGGCAGGTCGGCTCCAGCGAGCTACCCGTCAACCTGACCAACAGCACTGGCGAGACGCGCAACGAGGACCCCAAGTTCAGCGCCGATGGCAAGTCGCTGCTGTTCAAGCAGAGCGGCGACATCATGCAAGCCACGCTGTCGTACACCAGTTCGGGCCCGGTGTTTACCTCGGTGGTGAACCTCACCAACACGGCACCGAACGTGGAGAGTTCGATGCCGTTCGCCAGCCCTGACGGCAGCGCCGTCTATTTCGTCACCGGTGCGGGCTCCGGCATGGGGCTGTACAAGCAGACCGTCGCCACCCGCACCAAGGTCGCGTTCGACACGCCGACCGGGCTGGCGACCTACTACCCGATCGTGCGCGCCGACGGCACCGTGTTCTATGCGCGCTGGAAGGACGCTACCCAACTCGACCAGCTCTACACCAAGGTCAACCCGGGCGACACGCCCAACCAGCTCAGCATCAACGACTGTAACAGCAACAACTCCGATCCCTGGCCCGTCAACGGCACCAACTACGTGTTCTTCTCGTCCACCACGGCGGGCGGCTACCAGCTCTACCTGGGCGACACCAGCACGGGTCAGCGCTGGAGCCTGTCGCGGTTCGGGGTGAATGCCGACAGCACGCGCAACAAGCTCGGTTCGAGCTACCATCCGGGCACCGCCGTCGCGCCGCCGCAGACGGTGCTGTTGTCGCAGGGCAAGCCGGCCTCGGCCTCGTCGAGCTACAACGCCAGCCTGGGCCCGAACAATGCCTTCGACGGCAACACCACCAGCACGCGCTGGAATTCGATCGAGGGCAGCGCCGCCGGCACGCAGTGGCTGATGGTGGATCTGGGCTCGGTGCGCACCATCAATGGCGTCGACCTGTACTGGGACGCCGGCGCCAGGGTCTACTACCTGCAGGCCTCGAACGACGGCGTGAACTGGACCACGTTCTACTCCACCACCAACGGCGTCTCGTACAGCCATGTGGTGCTGCCCAACCTGAACGGCAGCGGCCGCTATGTGCGCATGCTCGGCACGCAGCGCGCCACGCAGTGGGGCTACTCGCTCTACGAGATGCAGGTGTGGGGATACTGAGCAAGCCCCGCCCGCTCCTCCAGTCAACCCCGGCGCCTTCCCTCGCCGGGGGGGCTGGTTCCGGGCAAACCCAAGACGCGCCGTGGAGGGCGTGTCCAGGCCCATCCGAGACTCGAACTACCGGGGGCGTGGAAGGTCAGGTCACTTCGGCAGGAGCGGATCGGCCTCGCGGTCGGCGGTGACCTTCTGCGCGCTCGGGCGCTCGCCGATCTTCTGGGTGTAGCTCTTCCAGTCGATGCCGGCCGCGCCGAGCAGATCCTCGCCATAGATGTTCTTGGTGGCCATGGCGACCAGCGGCAGGCTGACGAACGCGGCGCAGTCGGCCAGGGTGAAGGTGTCGCCCGCGACGTAGGGCGAGAACTTCGCGAGCCGCTTGAAGCCGGGGATGTTCTTGTCGAGTAGCTGGCGCACGCGCTGCTGCGTCTCCTGGCTGACCGTGCCGCCAAAGAAGGCCTGGGCGTACAACTGGCGCACGGCGAGCTCCAGGTGCAGCTCGATGAAGGTGATCAGTTCCCGCATCTTGGCCTGGGCCCACGGATCCGCCGGC from Cystobacter ferrugineus encodes the following:
- a CDS encoding discoidin domain-containing protein, producing MAHRFLALRLAAGAFVATLGMAAHAACVANPPTQSDSTFPASLTGKLAYHSYVGYGDGTSQLFIYDFAARTLTQVSNSTWGIQDPMNAVFSPDGKWLAFMGIANGAWNVFFWQVGSSELPVNLTNSTGETRNEDPKFSADGKSLLFKQSGDIMQATLSYTSSGPVFTSVVNLTNTAPNVESSMPFASPDGSAVYFVTGAGSGMGLYKQTVATRTKVAFDTPTGLATYYPIVRADGTVFYARWKDATQLDQLYTKVNPGDTPNQLSINDCNSNNSDPWPVNGTNYVFFSSTTAGGYQLYLGDTSTGQRWSLSRFGVNADSTRNKLGSSYHPGTAVAPPQTVLLSQGKPASASSSYNASLGPNNAFDGNTTSTRWNSIEGSAAGTQWLMVDLGSVRTINGVDLYWDAGARVYYLQASNDGVNWTTFYSTTNGVSYSHVVLPNLNGSGRYVRMLGTQRATQWGYSLYEMQVWGY
- a CDS encoding glutathione S-transferase, translating into MVTLCGFPLSNYYNKVKMVLLEKGVPFQEERVGTGKTDEASLSASPLGKVPFIRTEHGPLCESQVIVDYLEAAYPKPSLMPADPWAQAKMRELITFIELHLELAVRQLYAQAFFGGTVSQETQQRVRQLLDKNIPGFKRLAKFSPYVAGDTFTLADCAAFVSLPLVAMATKNIYGEDLLGAAGIDWKSYTQKIGERPSAQKVTADREADPLLPK